One Rhodothermus bifroesti DNA window includes the following coding sequences:
- a CDS encoding thioredoxin family protein, translating into MDGAPKDWCVDFAYCLPVLVAAPRQHPYICLRILRCDEHLDLMDRSLTRGVWSVLQCFYCPGCQAFSNGAVFG; encoded by the coding sequence CTGGATGGTGCTCCGAAGGACTGGTGCGTTGATTTTGCGTATTGTTTGCCCGTTCTTGTGGCAGCGCCACGTCAGCATCCGTACATTTGCCTGCGCATCTTACGCTGCGACGAGCATTTGGACCTTATGGATCGCTCCCTTACGCGGGGCGTATGGAGCGTTCTCCAGTGCTTTTACTGTCCAGGGTGCCAAGCTTTTTCCAATGGGGCTGTGTTCGGCTGA
- a CDS encoding CHRD domain-containing protein: MQTPYTILSGLLVMLLAAAPLQAQTFFTAILTPDQETSSVTSGGRGTAAMALTEEGLQFIVTVDGLTGPIQAAHFHRAPAGQDGPVVRAIPFEGSTAQGVWRPTDAQPLTDELIQALLAGELYVNVHTAQYPAGEIRGQIRLASGTALRARLTPSQESHDVMSNGYGVAELTFTPAGLVYHITVVDLSGPVQAAHFHYGAAGVDGPVVHPISFSGNQASGVWTNLPDSLIVALLTGHLYLNVHTTQYPAGEIRGQVELAEGISAAVLLDPSQETSSVTSSGRGTAFLTLTEAGLVYHITVSDLTGPVQAAHFHRAPAGQDGPVVRAIPFEGSTAQGVWRPTDAQPLTDELIQALLAGELYVNVHTAQYPAGEIRGQIRPRQLVLTSIEPVEGTPPTLLELHPNYPNPFREKTTITFELPQTMPATLAIYNLLGQRIVTLVDGQLPAGRYEVVFEASTLPAGLYQYRLETPQGIQSRTLMHLR; the protein is encoded by the coding sequence ATGCAAACACCTTACACTATTCTGAGCGGGCTGCTTGTTATGCTGCTAGCTGCAGCTCCCCTCCAAGCCCAAACCTTTTTTACCGCCATACTAACCCCAGACCAAGAAACCAGCAGCGTGACCAGTGGTGGCCGTGGTACAGCCGCTATGGCCCTAACCGAAGAGGGATTGCAGTTCATTGTAACCGTTGATGGGTTAACTGGACCAATCCAAGCAGCACACTTTCATCGGGCACCTGCTGGGCAAGACGGTCCCGTAGTCCGTGCCATCCCGTTCGAAGGCAGTACGGCCCAGGGCGTTTGGCGCCCTACCGATGCACAGCCGCTCACAGACGAACTGATCCAAGCCTTGCTGGCCGGGGAGCTCTATGTCAATGTACACACCGCTCAGTACCCGGCCGGAGAAATCCGCGGCCAGATTCGCTTAGCCAGCGGTACAGCCCTTAGGGCAAGGCTAACCCCTAGCCAAGAAAGCCATGATGTAATGAGTAATGGTTATGGCGTTGCTGAGCTGACGTTTACCCCAGCAGGATTGGTCTACCACATTACGGTTGTCGATCTAAGCGGTCCGGTTCAGGCAGCGCACTTTCATTATGGTGCAGCAGGGGTCGACGGCCCTGTGGTACATCCCATTAGCTTTAGCGGGAACCAGGCTTCCGGCGTTTGGACCAATCTTCCAGACTCACTCATTGTGGCCCTGCTTACAGGCCACCTATACCTAAACGTACATACGACCCAGTACCCAGCCGGAGAAATCCGAGGACAAGTAGAGCTAGCCGAAGGTATAAGCGCAGCTGTTTTGTTAGATCCTTCCCAAGAGACCAGTAGCGTCACAAGTAGTGGCCGCGGCACAGCATTCTTAACCTTGACTGAAGCTGGACTGGTGTATCACATTACGGTAAGCGACCTTACAGGACCCGTGCAGGCAGCACACTTTCATCGGGCACCTGCTGGGCAAGACGGTCCCGTAGTCCGTGCCATCCCGTTCGAAGGCAGTACGGCCCAGGGCGTTTGGCGCCCTACCGATGCACAGCCGCTCACAGACGAACTGATCCAAGCTTTGCTGGCCGGGGAGCTCTATGTCAATGTACACACCGCTCAGTACCCGGCCGGAGAAATCCGCGGCCAGATTCGTCCACGTCAGCTTGTACTTACATCCATCGAACCCGTTGAGGGCACTCCCCCTACTCTCTTAGAGCTGCACCCGAACTATCCGAATCCGTTTCGGGAAAAAACAACGATCACCTTTGAACTCCCGCAAACGATGCCTGCCACGCTGGCCATCTATAACCTACTGGGTCAACGCATAGTAACTTTGGTTGATGGCCAGCTTCCAGCCGGACGCTACGAAGTGGTTTTTGAAGCCTCCACACTGCCAGCTGGACTATACCAGTATCGCTTGGAAACACCTCAGGGCATTCAAAGCCGTACGCTTATGCACTTGCGCTAA
- a CDS encoding metal-dependent transcriptional regulator produces the protein MLTESQEDYLKQILLLGEGEPVSTTTLAERLGVRPASVTGMLQKLSAMGLVEYRPYQGARLTSPGYRIAVELLRHHRLIETFLAEALGYDWHEVHDEAERLEHVISEQLEARIAEWLGHPERDPHGDPIPTPELTFPPLESGYPLAAVPVPATVRIVRVRAQDPDALNLLARLGLRPGVVLRLIEHTASGVRLAVGEERFLLPNELAAAIWAVVEVTS, from the coding sequence ATGCTTACTGAATCTCAAGAGGATTACCTGAAACAGATTCTCCTCTTAGGCGAAGGGGAGCCGGTATCGACCACGACACTGGCAGAGCGGTTGGGCGTGCGGCCGGCTTCGGTAACCGGTATGCTACAAAAGCTGTCGGCCATGGGTTTGGTCGAGTATCGGCCTTACCAGGGGGCACGGCTAACAAGTCCGGGTTATCGCATAGCGGTTGAACTCTTGCGTCATCACCGTTTGATTGAAACGTTTTTGGCTGAGGCTTTAGGGTATGACTGGCACGAAGTGCACGACGAGGCCGAACGTCTGGAGCACGTCATCAGTGAACAGTTGGAGGCGCGCATTGCCGAATGGCTAGGGCATCCTGAGCGCGATCCCCATGGAGATCCGATTCCGACGCCTGAGCTAACGTTTCCGCCGCTTGAATCGGGGTATCCTCTTGCTGCAGTGCCTGTACCCGCAACGGTTCGGATTGTGCGCGTGCGCGCGCAAGACCCCGATGCACTCAACCTACTTGCTCGGTTGGGCTTGCGCCCAGGCGTTGTCTTGCGCTTGATCGAGCACACCGCTTCTGGCGTGCGTTTAGCCGTAGGCGAAGAGCGCTTTCTCTTACCCAACGAGCTTGCTGCTGCAATATGGGCCGTAGTAGAAGTTACCTCTTAG
- a CDS encoding metal ABC transporter solute-binding protein, Zn/Mn family, translated as MGRSRSYLLGWWAVGCVLFLAACQATRSRPEGKLQVVATTSIVADLARQLGGEAVQVVALMGPGIDPHLYRASEGDVARMQQADLILYNGLHLEGKMAEVFARMQALGRPTLAVAECIPDSLRLTASGFGGTYDPHVWMDVRRWQHAARCVAETFARIDTGRAAIYQERLQAYLIEMEQTDAYVRQRSAELPSDHRVLVTSHDAFRYFADAYGWEVRGLLGVSTASEAGAADVQMLADFIVAKRLPAIFVESSVPERYLKALQEAVAARGHTVRLAGPLYSDALGDPQTPAGTYTGMVRTNIDTIIEALRTAQTP; from the coding sequence ATGGGCCGTAGTAGAAGTTACCTCTTAGGGTGGTGGGCTGTCGGCTGCGTCTTGTTTCTGGCCGCCTGCCAAGCTACCAGGTCGCGACCTGAGGGCAAGCTGCAGGTGGTAGCCACCACGTCGATTGTAGCCGACCTAGCACGTCAGCTTGGCGGCGAGGCTGTGCAGGTCGTTGCGCTTATGGGCCCTGGTATTGATCCGCACCTTTATCGAGCTAGCGAAGGCGATGTAGCGCGCATGCAGCAAGCCGACCTCATTTTGTATAACGGGCTGCATTTAGAGGGCAAAATGGCCGAGGTTTTTGCCCGTATGCAGGCGCTTGGGCGCCCGACCCTAGCGGTAGCTGAATGCATCCCCGACAGCCTGCGGCTTACGGCTTCAGGCTTTGGGGGTACCTACGATCCGCATGTGTGGATGGACGTGCGGCGCTGGCAACACGCCGCCCGCTGCGTAGCCGAAACGTTTGCTCGCATAGACACGGGCCGCGCAGCCATCTACCAAGAGCGTCTGCAGGCCTATCTTATCGAAATGGAGCAAACCGACGCCTACGTGCGGCAACGCTCAGCTGAACTGCCTTCCGATCATCGGGTACTGGTGACCTCACACGACGCCTTCCGCTATTTTGCCGATGCCTATGGCTGGGAGGTTCGTGGACTTCTGGGCGTTTCAACCGCCTCCGAAGCTGGAGCAGCCGATGTGCAAATGCTCGCAGATTTTATTGTCGCCAAGCGCCTGCCAGCCATCTTCGTAGAAAGCTCCGTCCCGGAACGCTACCTCAAGGCGTTACAAGAGGCCGTAGCTGCACGCGGGCACACCGTACGCCTGGCCGGCCCCCTCTATTCCGACGCTTTAGGCGATCCCCAGACGCCTGCAGGTACCTACACAGGCATGGTTCGTACCAACATCGATACGATTATTGAGGCCCTGCGTACTGCACAGACACCATGA
- a CDS encoding metal ABC transporter ATP-binding protein — protein MMWAIEIEDLTVAYQQRPVLWDIDAAIPVGQMTAVVGPNGAGKSTLLKAVLGIVRPVAGRIHVLGKPFQPRERRVAYVPQRAELDWDFPATVFDVALMGTYGRLGWLRRPGKTERALAQAALERVGLAELANHPIGQLSGGQQQRVLLARALAQEADIYLLDEPFQGVDAPTEAALLDVLHWLKAQGKTIVIVHHDLSTVAEYFDWVVLLNVQCIACGPIREAFTPENLRRTYGGRTVVAAEEPRAF, from the coding sequence ATGATGTGGGCTATTGAAATTGAAGACCTAACGGTGGCCTACCAGCAAAGGCCTGTGCTTTGGGATATTGATGCAGCAATCCCTGTGGGGCAGATGACGGCCGTTGTGGGACCTAACGGCGCGGGGAAAAGCACCCTGCTCAAGGCAGTGCTGGGCATTGTGCGCCCAGTAGCCGGTCGCATTCATGTGCTAGGAAAACCTTTTCAGCCTCGCGAACGCCGGGTAGCTTATGTGCCCCAACGCGCTGAACTGGACTGGGACTTCCCGGCAACAGTCTTCGATGTAGCCTTAATGGGGACTTATGGACGTCTGGGGTGGCTGCGACGTCCTGGAAAAACGGAACGGGCCCTAGCGCAGGCTGCTCTGGAGCGCGTTGGCCTAGCCGAGCTCGCCAACCACCCCATTGGTCAGCTTTCGGGAGGCCAACAGCAACGCGTGCTGTTGGCCCGAGCACTCGCCCAGGAAGCGGATATTTACCTACTCGATGAGCCTTTTCAAGGTGTAGATGCGCCCACCGAGGCAGCATTGCTCGATGTGCTACACTGGCTTAAAGCGCAAGGTAAAACCATAGTTATTGTGCATCACGACTTGTCGACCGTAGCAGAGTACTTTGACTGGGTGGTGCTGTTGAACGTACAGTGCATCGCCTGCGGACCAATCCGCGAAGCATTCACTCCCGAGAACCTTCGCCGCACCTATGGTGGGCGGACGGTTGTTGCTGCAGAAGAGCCCAGAGCCTTCTAG
- a CDS encoding metal ABC transporter permease has product MDFTLRVVMTGSALLGLISGALGTLAVLRRQGLVGDAVSHAALPGIVLAFLISGSKAPVVLQLGAAVSGTLALLWVQAVLRTTRVRFDAALGMALAVFFGMGVVLLSFAQHTAGAAQAGLDRFLFGQAATLLRTDLVVMAVAGATVFALVVALWKELKLVLFDADYARALGLPVRQLETLLIAVLVVAIVIGLQTVGVVLMSAVLVAPAAAARQWSSRYGRVFLLAGLFGLLSGATGAWLSSLAPRLPTGPIIVLLLTLFATISLFIAPERGLFWQYWKRQRAARSAQQAVLAVLRELERRHPHAGRPHPASSIQAILGPEIPVSSILRQLERRGQVQHEPGRGWRLADSRSEDEPRA; this is encoded by the coding sequence ATGGACTTTACGCTGCGCGTTGTTATGACGGGGTCAGCCTTGTTAGGGCTGATCTCAGGTGCACTGGGAACGCTAGCTGTGCTTCGACGGCAAGGACTGGTTGGGGATGCGGTCTCGCATGCAGCACTCCCAGGCATTGTGCTCGCCTTTTTGATCAGCGGCTCAAAGGCACCTGTGGTGCTACAGCTTGGTGCAGCCGTAAGTGGTACGCTAGCGCTACTATGGGTACAAGCTGTGCTGCGCACCACGCGCGTACGCTTCGACGCCGCCCTGGGTATGGCCCTGGCTGTGTTTTTTGGCATGGGCGTCGTACTTCTTTCCTTCGCCCAGCACACTGCCGGCGCCGCTCAAGCAGGTCTCGATCGCTTTTTGTTTGGTCAAGCGGCCACATTGCTACGTACAGACCTTGTGGTGATGGCGGTCGCAGGCGCTACGGTATTTGCCCTGGTTGTTGCTTTATGGAAAGAGCTGAAACTAGTACTGTTTGATGCCGATTACGCGCGTGCTTTGGGCTTACCTGTGCGCCAGCTCGAAACGCTGCTCATCGCAGTACTGGTCGTGGCTATTGTGATCGGCCTCCAGACGGTTGGTGTCGTGCTTATGAGCGCCGTGCTGGTAGCACCTGCAGCTGCAGCACGCCAGTGGAGCAGCCGCTATGGCCGGGTCTTTTTGCTGGCCGGCCTTTTTGGCCTACTTAGTGGCGCTACAGGAGCCTGGCTGAGCAGTCTGGCGCCCCGACTGCCGACTGGCCCCATCATCGTGCTGCTCCTAACGCTTTTTGCCACCATTTCCCTTTTTATTGCGCCCGAACGCGGCTTGTTTTGGCAGTACTGGAAACGACAGCGTGCAGCACGTAGTGCACAGCAAGCGGTACTTGCGGTACTTCGTGAGCTAGAACGGCGTCATCCCCATGCTGGCCGCCCCCACCCGGCCTCCAGTATTCAAGCTATACTGGGACCAGAGATTCCTGTAAGCTCGATTTTGCGCCAACTAGAGCGCCGCGGGCAGGTGCAGCATGAGCCTGGTCGCGGCTGGCGCTTAGCAGATAGCCGTTCGGAAGATGAGCCCCGCGCTTGA
- a CDS encoding metal ABC transporter permease has translation MSPALEIQLVAVLTAMACALPGAFLVMRRMSLVSDAISHAVLPGIVVGFLLTHSLHHPLLLLLAGAAGLLTVYLIELLEKTGRLREDAAIGLVFPALFSIGVLLIARFAGQVHLDTDAVLLGELAFVPFDRLQYLGYDLGPRALWTMGGLFFLNLLLLSLLYKELTLATFDPAHTAVIGFRPAVLHYLLMGMVAVTIVAAFHAVGAILVIALMIGPPATALLLARRMPTYLLYSVLGGVLSAVPGYGLAWLLDVSIAGSMATMAGVLFGVVWLVAPESGLWARWYRHRKQQLEFALDLLLLHLLHHEQQAAALEERHPTTLPQHLNWTEAVLQRVLKAGEQQGLLYITSGEVHLTEAGRRRAQNRLETLKPT, from the coding sequence ATGAGCCCCGCGCTTGAAATCCAGCTTGTTGCTGTGCTGACGGCCATGGCATGTGCCTTACCTGGGGCCTTCCTGGTCATGCGTCGCATGAGCCTGGTTAGCGATGCCATTAGCCATGCCGTCCTGCCCGGCATCGTGGTTGGCTTTCTCCTAACGCATAGCTTGCATCATCCTTTACTGCTTCTATTAGCGGGAGCAGCTGGGTTGCTCACCGTTTATCTTATTGAGCTTTTAGAAAAAACGGGCCGCCTGCGAGAAGACGCAGCCATTGGATTGGTTTTTCCAGCACTTTTCAGCATAGGCGTGCTGCTCATTGCCCGTTTTGCTGGACAGGTGCATCTCGATACCGATGCTGTGCTGCTAGGAGAGCTGGCTTTTGTGCCTTTTGATCGGCTGCAGTACTTGGGCTACGACCTGGGTCCAAGGGCGTTGTGGACCATGGGTGGCTTGTTTTTTTTGAACCTACTCCTCCTTAGCCTGCTCTATAAAGAGCTCACGCTGGCCACCTTTGATCCAGCCCATACGGCCGTGATCGGCTTTCGCCCCGCAGTGTTGCACTACCTGCTCATGGGTATGGTAGCAGTGACCATTGTTGCCGCCTTTCACGCAGTAGGTGCTATTTTGGTCATTGCCCTGATGATTGGTCCGCCGGCTACTGCTCTACTGCTGGCTCGCCGGATGCCGACTTATCTGCTCTACAGCGTCCTAGGCGGGGTGCTTAGTGCCGTGCCCGGCTATGGCTTGGCCTGGCTTCTGGATGTGTCGATTGCCGGCTCGATGGCCACAATGGCCGGCGTGCTCTTTGGGGTTGTCTGGCTCGTTGCCCCTGAAAGTGGTCTTTGGGCACGTTGGTATCGCCACCGAAAGCAACAGCTGGAGTTCGCTTTGGACCTGCTGCTGCTGCACCTGTTGCATCACGAACAACAAGCTGCCGCTTTGGAGGAACGTCATCCAACCACGTTACCTCAGCACCTGAACTGGACCGAAGCCGTTCTTCAACGCGTCCTCAAAGCCGGAGAGCAGCAGGGCCTACTGTACATAACTTCTGGCGAGGTGCACCTGACCGAAGCCGGCCGGCGGCGTGCTCAAAACCGGTTGGAAACGCTTAAGCCTACATAG
- a CDS encoding glycoside hydrolase family 32 protein, with amino-acid sequence MNAITYYQERYRPQYHFSPERNWMNDPNGLVYAHGLYHLFYQHNPLGDQWGHMSWGHAVSRDLVHWQHWPVALWETDEVMIFSGSAVLDVYNTSGLGTLDNPPLVAIYTGHYKTMEKQAQHLAYSLDRGRSWIPYAGNPVLDIGERDFRDPKVFWHAPEAQWIMVVALAAARKIQIYASKNLKEWTLRSTFGPAGAVEGVWECPDLFPLLVEGEPGSVRWVLKVDVNPGGPTGGSGSQYFIGYFDGSRFTPEEPVAVGQAHARWVDYGADFYAAITWFGAPGEDLYRLWVGWMNNWLYAHAIPTSPWRGQLSLARRVSLRRIGGRLHLVQAPVPSLSTLRQRYWAIENQPIVGEQRLAIQGKTLELIAAFVVGKARVVGLKVRVGEGEETVIGYEVATQRIFVDRKRSGLVAFHPKFATRKEAKLPLEEGKLRLRVFVDWSSVEVFAGEGQVVFTELIFPKPESEGVVMFAEGGEAHLVSLEAWELASGWKAM; translated from the coding sequence ATGAATGCGATAACCTACTATCAAGAACGCTATCGTCCCCAGTACCACTTTTCGCCTGAGCGCAACTGGATGAATGATCCCAACGGGCTGGTCTATGCACATGGCCTATATCACCTTTTTTATCAGCATAATCCTTTGGGAGATCAATGGGGGCATATGAGTTGGGGCCATGCGGTCAGCCGTGATTTGGTGCATTGGCAACACTGGCCTGTCGCTCTTTGGGAGACAGATGAGGTAATGATTTTTTCCGGAAGCGCGGTCTTGGATGTCTACAATACCAGTGGTTTGGGCACCCTGGACAACCCCCCACTGGTCGCTATTTATACTGGTCATTATAAGACCATGGAAAAACAGGCGCAGCATTTAGCTTACAGCCTCGATCGAGGTCGAAGCTGGATCCCCTATGCTGGCAATCCGGTGTTAGACATTGGTGAACGTGATTTTCGGGACCCTAAGGTGTTTTGGCATGCGCCTGAAGCTCAATGGATTATGGTTGTGGCTTTGGCAGCGGCACGAAAAATACAGATTTATGCCTCGAAGAACCTCAAGGAATGGACGCTACGGAGCACGTTTGGTCCAGCAGGTGCTGTAGAAGGGGTATGGGAATGCCCAGACTTGTTTCCGCTGCTCGTCGAAGGAGAGCCTGGCTCGGTGCGTTGGGTGCTCAAAGTGGACGTGAATCCTGGGGGACCAACAGGGGGCTCAGGTAGCCAGTATTTCATTGGCTATTTTGATGGCAGCCGCTTTACGCCAGAAGAGCCTGTCGCCGTAGGCCAGGCGCATGCCCGCTGGGTGGACTACGGGGCTGACTTTTACGCTGCCATTACCTGGTTTGGGGCACCTGGGGAGGACCTGTATCGACTGTGGGTGGGGTGGATGAACAACTGGCTTTATGCCCATGCTATTCCCACAAGCCCATGGCGTGGGCAGCTCAGCCTAGCTCGGCGGGTAAGCTTACGGCGCATCGGTGGCAGATTGCACCTGGTGCAGGCGCCTGTTCCGAGCTTAAGCACGTTGAGGCAGCGGTACTGGGCTATAGAAAATCAGCCTATCGTAGGTGAGCAGCGGCTTGCGATACAAGGGAAGACGCTAGAGCTGATTGCGGCGTTTGTTGTGGGCAAAGCACGTGTGGTGGGATTAAAGGTACGTGTAGGGGAAGGGGAGGAGACGGTGATCGGTTACGAGGTAGCTACGCAGCGCATTTTTGTAGACCGCAAGCGCTCCGGCCTGGTAGCTTTTCACCCGAAGTTTGCTACTCGGAAAGAAGCAAAGCTGCCACTTGAGGAAGGTAAGCTGCGGCTACGCGTGTTTGTAGATTGGTCTTCGGTTGAGGTGTTTGCCGGCGAGGGTCAGGTGGTGTTTACAGAACTGATTTTCCCTAAACCAGAAAGCGAGGGGGTGGTAATGTTTGCAGAAGGGGGCGAGGCGCATTTGGTGTCGTTGGAGGCCTGGGAGCTGGCGTCGGGGTGGAAAGCTATGTAG
- a CDS encoding DMT family transporter has product MAIATATRLSSGLRYMIGAALMFSLMGLFVKVAGERLPSQEIVLIRSLVTLGYSYLLLRWAGVSWRGQRTGLLLLRGLVGFFSLSGLYFALTRLPLADTLVLQQTSPAFTVLLAALWLGEPVGRYELLGIACSLIGVVFIARPAFLFREQTGGLDLLGVGGALLSAIFSAAAYVLVRELRRTEHPLTIVFYFPLVATVGSLPLALPTAVWPSTLEWLVLIAGVGLTAQVAQVWMTKGLGEELAGRAVAMNYLQVAFGVLWGVLFFDEMPSAWSFLGMALIFVGTWLAAHQR; this is encoded by the coding sequence TTGGCTATTGCAACGGCTACGAGGCTTTCAAGCGGGCTGCGCTACATGATCGGCGCAGCCTTGATGTTTAGCCTAATGGGATTGTTCGTCAAAGTTGCTGGTGAGCGCCTTCCGAGTCAAGAGATTGTACTCATCCGCAGTCTGGTTACGTTAGGCTACAGCTACCTCCTGTTGCGTTGGGCAGGCGTCTCGTGGCGCGGACAGCGCACCGGTTTGCTCCTGTTACGCGGGCTGGTAGGGTTTTTCTCGCTCAGTGGCCTATATTTTGCGCTAACGCGCTTGCCCTTGGCCGACACCCTTGTGCTGCAGCAAACCAGCCCGGCCTTTACCGTCCTGCTTGCGGCGCTTTGGCTAGGGGAACCGGTAGGCCGGTATGAGCTCCTGGGCATTGCGTGTAGCCTAATCGGGGTAGTCTTCATCGCACGACCCGCATTTCTATTTAGGGAACAGACAGGAGGCTTAGACTTGCTGGGCGTCGGCGGTGCGCTGCTCAGTGCGATCTTTAGTGCTGCGGCCTACGTACTGGTACGCGAGCTGCGCCGCACTGAGCATCCTTTGACCATTGTGTTTTATTTTCCCTTGGTCGCTACTGTGGGCTCGCTGCCCTTAGCCCTTCCTACAGCGGTCTGGCCTTCTACGCTGGAATGGCTGGTGCTCATTGCCGGTGTAGGGCTCACCGCTCAGGTTGCCCAAGTTTGGATGACCAAAGGATTGGGCGAAGAGCTAGCTGGACGGGCCGTAGCGATGAATTACCTGCAGGTTGCGTTTGGCGTTTTATGGGGCGTGCTGTTTTTTGATGAAATGCCCTCGGCGTGGAGCTTTTTGGGCATGGCCCTAATTTTTGTAGGGACATGGCTGGCTGCTCACCAGAGATAA